GCAGCAAAATACATCCTGCATTCAGGAACATCCGGTACTTGCGCAACGCCAGGATCACCACCAGCATAATGGCAAAGGTGATACCATCACCAACGTAGGTGAGGCCGGACATGATTACATCTGCCCAGGGAGCGTGAAAGCTGTTAATAGCCAAAAATAGTTCTTCATGCGAGAAGAAGATCTGAAGGATAGCGCCCGTTATAACCCATAACAGGAATGGCGCAAAGAACCATGCGTTCTTACCGAACAGCGTAACAATCGTTTTCAATTTTCTTGAATTTTACCGTTGCAGGTATGCTGAGTAGGTTCAGGAATGATCGCCTGCGTCAATAATATAGTATCTCCTGGACAATAGCGGGCATAAATATGGTGATATGCTCATCTTGTCGGCTGGTATTGGATACCTGTAGTTCGCAGGCTTAATTCGGGTAACTACTCAGGTTATAGGTTTTAATATATATCTCTGAAAGAACTTTTTTATCCTGTTGAAGATCCTCACATAGAATTCCTTATTGAACAGGTTGGAATCGTTCATGGCTTTTACGATCAGGAACACGGCAATAGGTATCAATACAATGTTTGACAGCCACATACCACTCCAGGTAGCCATTACGTCCTTACGGGCCATTTTCTCGCCCGTCATAAAGAATATATTGAAGATCACAAAGAATGCTACGGCAAAGATGAGCGGGGTACCCAGGCCACCCTTGCGGATGATGGAACCCAGTGGTGCCCCGATCAGGAACATTACGATACAGGAGAAGGCGAGTGTAAATTTACGCTGCCATTCTACCTTGTGCAGGATCAGGGTATTGTGTTTATCCTGGAACTCCTTGGAGGGGCCTTCCAGGTTACTCTGTCCATCGCGGATGCTCTGTTCAGCTCTCTCTATTACAAACCGGCGGGCATTTTCAGGGATCATCTCCTTGAAATTCGCTTGTTTTATGGGAGGAGCGGTGTTCAGCCAGCCGGTATCTTTCCATTGTGCAAATGGGAAGCGGCTGGTGATATATACATTTACTGAACGGGTGAAGAGTTTCTCCTGGTCGCGCAGTGAATCGATGGCTTTATCCAGTTGTCTTACATTCAGCATTTGCTGGTTAGAGGCAAAGAGGCCCATATCCAGCCGGCTGAAGGCAAAAGAGCTCAGGTCAAATGCTTTTTTATACTGGTTGAACCCCAGCCTGATGAGGTCTCCTGGTTCATTGAAGTTGCGGTTGCCACGTTCTTCGTAGCGCCAGCCGTCTTCCAGGATGAAGTATAAGAAGCGTTTGTCGTTTGACAGGATCATTTCGCCTTTTTTGGCAAGGATCAGTTTGTCGCCACCGCCCGGGCTATGATCGACGATCATGACCTGGTGAATGGTTTTGTTATCCTTTTCCTTTTCGGCTACTTTAATTGTATAGTCAGGAATGTCTGTATAGAACACACCGGCCTTGATGTTGAAGGCAGGTTTTGAGTTCGTAATATCGTAGAGGAGTGATTTGGCGCGCAGGTTTGCGACCGGCATCACGTAGTTGTTAAAGAGGAAGGCCAGTACAGCGATGGTGATACAGCAGTACAGTACAGGGCGCATAAAGCGGAGGAGGGAGATACCGGA
This window of the Chitinophaga sancti genome carries:
- a CDS encoding LptF/LptG family permease, which gives rise to MKKLDKLIIKTFLGPFVATFFVTLFVLVMQFLWKYIDDLVGKGLDTPVIIELITYTSANLVSLALPLAVLLSSIMTFGNLGESFELVAIKSSGISLLRFMRPVLYCCITIAVLAFLFNNYVMPVANLRAKSLLYDITNSKPAFNIKAGVFYTDIPDYTIKVAEKEKDNKTIHQVMIVDHSPGGGDKLILAKKGEMILSNDKRFLYFILEDGWRYEERGNRNFNEPGDLIRLGFNQYKKAFDLSSFAFSRLDMGLFASNQQMLNVRQLDKAIDSLRDQEKLFTRSVNVYITSRFPFAQWKDTGWLNTAPPIKQANFKEMIPENARRFVIERAEQSIRDGQSNLEGPSKEFQDKHNTLILHKVEWQRKFTLAFSCIVMFLIGAPLGSIIRKGGLGTPLIFAVAFFVIFNIFFMTGEKMARKDVMATWSGMWLSNIVLIPIAVFLIVKAMNDSNLFNKEFYVRIFNRIKKFFQRYILKPIT